TAAAAAATGTCTGCAGCAGCTTTCGGCCATAGGAGAATTGTACTTCACGAAGTATAGTTTCGACCGTTCGGAAAGCGAAATAAAAATAACAGAGCTAAGAAAATTCACTCGTAAAAAAGGTGTTCTCTTTGTTTACCCGAGATTTCAGAAATCACACATTGTAAAAATTGCAAAGAATAATCTGCGTGTACCCGCAGGTATTACAAGACATTTAATTCACAACAGAGTTCTGCATGTAAGATATCTGGTCAAACATTTGAAAGAAGTGGGCAACCTGGAAAAAAAGAACGAAGCATTTTTAAAAGAGATAACTGCAAAGATAGACGATAATAAAGTAAGGCAGTATAATGAATCAGTAATTATTTTTGACGAATAACAACCAGACCAATTGAATCTTTCCTTTTTTATAGCAAAGCGGTATTTATTTTCAAAAAAGAAATTTAGTTTTATAACTATTATTTCCCTTATCTCAGTGCTCGGTGTAACTATCGGAGTAGCAGCTATCATAATTGTTCTCTCCGTGTTTAATGGATTTCAAAAAAGAGTTACTGATAATCTTGTAAATTTTGACCCTCACATAAGAATTGAAGCAGCTGATTCAAACAAGCTTGCTGACTACAATACAACGATTGAAAAACTTACCGGTGAAGGAATTAAAGCAGTAGCCCCTTATACTTTAAACAAGGGTATGCTGACCAACGCGAAGTACAATAAAGTTTTATTTATAAAAGGAACTGACCAGAATAAGATCAGCGATGTATCGGGTATTAAAAATCTTAAATGGCTTGGAGAGTTTAATCTTGAAGATGAAGGTGACTATGGTGGAATTGTGATAGGTCTTACACTTGCTGACCAGATGCGTGTCAATCATATTGGTGACACGCTTACACTTCTTAGTCCCGTGGGACTTGAATCATCAGTTACGCAATTTGTTGAACCCAAAACTAAAAAATTTATAGTGAGAGGAATTTTTGATGCCGATGATAAAGATTATAATTTAAAGTATGCCTATATATCTATTGAAAATTCTCAATATCTTTTTGATTTAGGGGATAAGGTTAACGGAATTGAAATGCGGCTTGCAGATATAAATGATTCAGAAAAAGAGAAAACAAGACTGATGAGTCTGCTCGGCAAAAATTTTAACGTAATGACCTGGTATGATCTGCACAGTGATTTTTACTCCATCCTGAAACTAGAAAGAATTGTTGCATTTATAATTCTGAGTATAATCATTGCCGTTGCATCTTTTAACATTCTCGGTTCACTCACAATGACTGTTATAGAAAAGAAGCGGGACATAGGAGTATTAAAAGCAATGGGCGCAAGTGATAACATGATAATGAAAATATTTTTATATGAAGGAATTTCAGTGGGTTTGATAGGTATGATAAGCGGAAGCTTGCTGGGACTTGCTGTTACATTGGGACAGTTATATTTTAAATTTTACAGACTTGACCCTTCAATTTACAAAATAGATGCTATGCCTGTTGTATTAACTCTGCAGGACTTTATTTATGTACCTCTTGCGGCATTTGTTTTATGTTTTCTTGCATCACTTTATCCTTCAAAGAGAGCTTCTTCACTGAAACCTGTTGATTCAATCAGATGGGAGTAATTTAAATTCAATTATGGAAAAGAAATTATTATTAGATATTAGGGAAATTAAAAAAGCTTACAAAATAAGCAAAGAAAAAAATCTTGAAGTGCTGAAGGGTATCAATCTTCAGATCAACAGAGAGGAAATTGTAGCCATAGTTGGGAAATCCGGCGCAGGAAAAAGTACTTTGCTTCATCTGATTGGCACACTTGATACGCCTGATTCTGGTAAAATATTTTTTGACGGAACCGATGTATATGCAATGAAAGAAAAGGAACTTTCAAAGTTCAGAAACAGCAAGATAGGTTTTATATTTCAGTTTCATCATTTGCTCCCTGAGTTTACTGCTATAGAAAATGTTATGATACCTTCAATGGTAGCAGGAAAAGAGGACAGAGCAAAAGCTGCAGAATTGTTAAAGGAGGTAGGCATTGAAGATAGAAAAAATCACAGACCAAATGAAATTTCAGGAGGTGAAGCCCAGAGAATTGCAATTGCAAGAGCACTGATAAATTCACCTGATTTGATTTTAGCAGATGAGCCGACAGGAAATCTTGATACACAAAATGCAGAGGCAGTTATGAATCTGATTTTTAATCTTAGAAATAAATTCAAGCAGTCATTTATTATTGTAACTCACAACGAAGAGTTTGCGCAGCGATGCGACAGAGTAATACGAATGAATGACGGACTTATTGTATAACAGATATAATAATTTACAATTTATTAATATATACTTTGCTTTCAATATACTTATCTTTAGTAAAATTCAATCTTAATTAAGTTTTGAAACCCATTAAAATTCACGTAGAAAATTTAGATCTGTTTTACGGAAATGTTCAAGCGCTGAAGAAGATTTCCTTAGGATTGGAACCAAACAAAGTCACTGCTCTTATGGGACCATCGGGCTGCGGGAAATCTACATTCCTCAGAACGCTGAACCGTATGAATGATTTGATTGACTCATGCAGAATAGAAGGTAAGATTGAAATTGACGGCGAAGATATTTATAGCAAAGAAGTTGACGTTGTAGCGCTTAGAAAAAAAGTCGGGATGGTTTTTCAAAAATCAAATCCGTTTCCGAAATCAATTTATGATAACATTGCATACGGTCCCAGAATAAACGGCGTTACAAAAAAAAGCGAGCTGGATGAAATAGTTGAGACGAGCTGTATAAAAGCTGCGCTGTGGAATGAGGTGAAGGACAGGTTACATGAATCAGCAATTGGACTTTCAGGAGGACAGCAGCAAAGAGTTTGCATTGCGCGCGCGCTTGCAGTAAACCCGGAGATTATTTTAATGGATGAACCTGCATCTGCGCTTGACCCGATTGCAACTGCGAAGATAGAGGAATTAATTTTTGAGTTAAAGAACAACATCACAATTATAATTGTAACACATAATTTACAGCAGGCAGCAAGAGTAAGCGATAAGTGCGCATTTTTTTTATCGGGAGAATTAGTTGAGTTTAGTTCAACAAGAAAAATGTTTACAAAACCGGAAGATGAGAGGACACAAAGATATATTACCGGGAAGTTCGGTTAATGCAATTATAATTTATAAAAAATATTTTTATATTTTAAAAAATCTATTATGTATCAGTATTTAGAAGAAGAGTTAGACCAGCTCCGCACCAGAATTATAAAAATGGGAAGCTTAGTTGAAGAGCAGATTGACCTTGCTTTCAAGGCACTCTATGAGCAAAACCTTGAGCTTGCAAATATTGTAATCGAGCGCGATGACAAGGTAGATAAATACGATGTAAAGATAGATAAACAGTGCCAGAGAATTTTTGCGCTTACTCAGCCTGTGGCAATAGACTTAAGACTGATTATGTCTGCAATGAATATCAATAATGATTTAGAACGCATGGGAGATATTGCTGTAAATATTGCAGAGCGAACAATGAATTTCATAGGATATAAAGAGCTGCTTGAAAGAATTGAGCTTCCTGAGATGTCAAAAAAAGTGCAGTCAATTGTTAAAGGCGCGATAGATTCATTTGTAAATAATGATGCAGAGATGGCTTCGGAAATAATAAAGCTTGATAGAATTATTGATAAAGCTTACGAAGATATTTTTGACAGACTCATTCATGAGATGTCGGAGAATAAAGATCTGATAAAGCCGTGCTCGCATGCTATTACTTTATTAAGAAATATTGAAAGACTTGCAGACCACTCAACTAATGTAGCCGAAGATGTTATATTTTTAGTAGACGCAAAAATAATAAAGCACAGGAAAGATATTTCCGGTGCGGAAGACTCCCCTGCTTCATAGATTTTTCAAATTCTTTTATCATTGTAAAGACTTTTCAGATTAAATATTATTATGATATTTAATCTATATCTATCATTAAACTTTCGACTACATACCGTTTAAGTTTTTTATTCCTGCTGAGTTTTTTACAATACTCTGTTTGTTTTTCACAATCCGATTCACTTCATAGTCATTCAACATTCGATTCTCTTAAAATAAAAAATACAGTTCAGTTTTCATCTGAGTCAGATACGATTCCTTATAATGATTTTATCTGGAACGATAAACGCAATGTATCCGAAGTATTGAATGAGAAGTCAGGATTTTTTGTGAACAACAAAGGACTTGGGCAATATAACAGAATAAGTTTTAATAATTTTAATGATAATGAAATAGGATTTTTTAGAGACGGTATACAGCTTAACAATAGTCTTTTCGGAATATTTGACCCTGAACTAATTTCAATAAATGAGATTGAAAAAATTGAAGTTGTTTCAAACACCAGTTCGTTTATCTACGGAGTTAATTCATATGGTAAAGCAATAAACATTATTACTAAAGATAAGTTTGAACCGAAACCTTTTTCCCAGCTGAGATATTCACAGGACCGTTCAGGTTCATTGTTTGCAGATGTTTCTTTTACAATTCCTTTTTCCAATAAATTTAATTTTTTAATCAGAGCAAATAATCATTCAGGCGATGGTTTATATACAAATTCTGATTTCAGCGCATGGAGAGCAAACGGAAGAATGAGCTGGTTCCCTTCTGCAAAGTGGAACTTCAAACTTGATTTTGATTATTCTAAAATCTCACGGGGCTTAAACAACGGATTAGTTTTTTTAGGGAGAGATTTAAGCAGTCAATCTGTGATAGACAGTTTACGTGATCCTAAAGCTTCTGTTGTTGACCCGACAGGAAGAGAAGAGAATAGAAATTATAATGCTTCCCTTTCAGCATATTCAAGAATTTTCGGCAATAATTCGCTTGCTACTGCTCAACTTTATTATACACATTATTATAGAAGTTTTGGAGGGAAAGATTTCCCTTTTACACCACTGGCATCATCATTTCATGTTGACGACAAATATAACACGCAAAGATTAGGTTTAAATCTCACATTTAATAAACGTTTCGTTTTTTCCGACAACCAATCGGTAGAGTTTACATTGTTAAATAATTACTACAATGATAACTATGATATAAATCTTCAAACAGATAGTCTTAACAGAAATACTTCAGAATATAATATTGGTATAGGATTTCTTTCAGGAAAGATTGATTACTATCTTAATAAGATTCTTCTCTCAGCAATGGCAAAGGAAGAAAAGAACCTGAGTAATTCTACAGAGCCTAATTTCAGTTATGGAGGAGAAGGGAAACTTAAATTAATCAATAGAAATAATTTCAATTTAGGCATTTTTGCAGGTGCAAACCACGTAGTGTTTAGATTCAACGATAACTTCGACCCTGATATTATTTATGACAAACTTTATTATAATAATTATGAAGCCGGGATTGATTTTAAATTGGAAAACATTACTTCTTTAGTTGCTTTTAACAGTTCAAATTTTTACTCATCTGTAAAATTTAATCTAATCACAGGTGTATCTAAGTTTACTTTAAAGTCCGAAAATAATTTTAAGGTAAATAGTTTTTCCGGTTCATTACCATTTTTTTCTAAAAACGATATTTCTTACTCAGATAAATTATTTAAAAATAAATTAGACTTAAAAATAGGAGTAAACTTAAAATTTATTTCGAACTTCCAGTATTACAGTATTTATTATCCTGAAACTCTTTGGGATAGATTTTACGGTTATGGTTCTTTTACAAATTTATACGAAATCTCAAAACCCAGCAACAATAAATTCATCGCTGATTTATATATAGGGGCAAGAATCGGTCACGCTAATGTAAACTTTACGCTCGCGAATATTTTTAACAGTTTCTACTATGATACCTTTATGTTTCCTGCGGATGACAGAGGCGGTTTAGGAAATGTGATTTCGAGATTTACAATTGTGTGGGATTTTATAAATTAGCAATTAGCAATTAACAATTAACAATTAGCATTTAACAATTAACAAAAAGCAGTTTAATTTATCGTTATTAATTCTGTATTGGTAATGTAGTTTTCTCAAGTAATATTCTGCAGGCTTCAAATACATCTTCCACTGTAATTAACTTCATGCATTTATATTCATCTTTTCCTGTCCATAAGCATTGTACAGGTTTAGGCGAGTTGTAAAAGCAAGGGCTGCAATCGAGTTCAATTCTTACAATCAAATGTCTTGTTCCCCATGGGAAAAGCTCCTGAGCGTTAGTATATCCGAATATTCCCACAGTTGGAATTTTAAATGCAGCTGCGCTGTGAAGGAAGGCAGAATCGTTTGAGACAAACAAATTACAAAATCTCATACGTGCCATGGAGTCCATATAGTTGGAAGTAGAAGCAAGCACTCCCTGCCCGTCAAGCATCTCATCGATTTCAAGATTCAGATCAAATTCATTTCCGAACAGTAAAATCTTTGCACTATATTTTTCTCTGAGCAATCTTCCAAGCTCGGCAAATTTTTTCTTATCCCATCTTTTGTGGATATGATTTTTTAAAACAGCCGAACCTGCATGAAACCCGACAAGTGTTTTACCCGCTAATTCATTCTCTTTTAACCATTGTTCGGATTTTCTTTTATCATCTTCGCTTAAAAAAATTTCGAGTCCTTTAACTTCTTTTTCATCTGCTGATATTATTGTTTTCACTAAGTCAAAATTCTGGAGAACATTATGCCTGTTCGGTATTTCATCGGCAGTAACGTTATTAAGATTTTCAAGCCTGAGTACATCGGAATGAGTGTAGTGATGCCCCAGTCTTTTTTTTGCTCCGAGAAAACTATTTACAAGATTATATTCAGTCCGATTGGAAGGATAAACGTTTATTGAAACGTCATAATTATTTTTACGAAGAGTGAAAAGTTCTTTAACTGATTTGAACTTTGACTGTTTTAAAAAATTTACGTGGTAAATGTTATTAAGAAACGGGCTATGCTCATACATTTCTTTAACGGACTTAAACATCACAAGCATATCTATCTGAGCATCCGGAATTTTCTCCTTCAGTAATCTTAAAGAGGGAGAAAACATCAATGCATCACCGTTACCGGAAAGCGCATTTATTAAAATCTTCATAGAGCAAAATTAGGGGTTACTTCATTTCCGGAGCAATTATACTTAACTTCTCAAGCATCTTATTAGCATTTTCTGCATCGTTCTTTTGCATATATAACGAGTATAAAGATGTTAAAGCATTCACATTGAAGCTGTCAGCTTCGATTGCCTTTAGATAATTATTGAACGCTTCATCTTTGTTTCCATTCTGCAAATATATATCTCCAAGGTTCTGATAAGCAGCACCAAAATTCAGAGGAGCTTTATCAATAGCTCTCTTGAATGCATCTATTGCATCCTGCTTTTTGCTTCGCAGTATGTTCATACCGTAAACAAAATCACCGACGAATTTTTTATCGTATTTAGGGTTTGCTGCGAATGTTTTTACATTTGCAATATCATTATCGGATTTTCTCTTATAGACTACATCACTGTATCCTGATTCTTTAACACTGAATGGATATGCATAATAATTATTTAAGAAGCCGTCATAGGTGAGCAGAGCAATTTCAGCAAATGCGCTTGGCTTTATACCTGTAGAGAAATAAATATAATCCGGTTTACGCGATAAAACATACTCTGCATTATATTTACGTTCCTTCCAGTTTAATGGCAAAGCGGATACTTCAGGTATCTGTAAAGGTTTATGGGCAATGGTTTCATCAGTTAATCCCAGCATATCAATAACTATCACATCTGAGAAATACGATACTGCTCCTATTGTTGTTGCAGCAAGGACAAGCGGTCTGCCTAGCTGTGTTTGTTTTTTATTAAACCACGCTCCGGCAAGTTTCATTTTTTCAACCAAGCCGTTTTCTGTCTCAACATCTTTTTTAATTGCTTCTTTTTGAGAATTATAATTGAAAATTCCAATTACCAGAGAAACAACAAGAGCTAATGCTAATCCTGTTGAAGCTTTTGCTTTCATACGAAGCGAAACATCTTCAAGAAATTTTGCAAATAAAATATATATGAAAGGAAGTACCGGCAGGAAAAATCTGAACTGCTTCAGAACGTCTCCGCCAACCATTATTATATAAACTGAATACGAAATGGTCAACAAGTACATCAGAGAAATTTCAAAGAAATTTTCTTTTTTACGGAAGAGCAGTAACGGTAATGCAAATACTACCCCGTAAACCATATAAGCTTCAAAGAAATTTTTGAAGTATGTCCAGCCGGCTGATATATATGCGGCGTTAAATCCTGTCTTAGCATAAGCAGTATTCGGGAACGGATATCCGTAATAGCTTAATCTCCATAGTATAAATAACAACGTCGGTACTACATACACTGCATAAGTGATTAGATTACCTTTTGAGAAGATATCTTTTACAAATCCTGCCTTATTAACTTTTATAGAAACTATTACTTTGTGAATGATAATCAGGCCGAAGAAGTACAAACCTTCCGGTCTTGTAAGTGAGGCAAGAAAAATAAAAAGCGAAAACATATAATTCGGTGCATCGGAATTTTTATTCTTCATATAATAATAAATTCCCGCAAGAACGTATGCCATGAACATACATGTTTCCATTCCGCTGATAGCCCAGAAATTAAACGCTCCCGTAAGCACCAACAAAGCAACAGGAATAAAATTGAAAAGATATGAAGATTGCTGCTGCGTTTTTTTTGAACCATCTTTTAATTCCACCAATGAAGAGATCTTAAAAGTCTGGAACAGCACAAGGATTCCAAATCCCATACTAAGGTACTGAGAGATGGTTTCAATATTCATTTTCATTGCATAGAAAATGCTGAGTATCAAAACCCAAAGCAGATTTGTATATCCTTCTACTTTTTCGCCGGGATTAAACACCAATCCCTTACCCTCAACAAAATTTTTCACAAACCTGAAACTGATGTACGAGTCATCCTGAATGAATTTTACCTGATTACATAAATAGATAAGAACAAACGATAATGCAATTAAAAGAAAATATATAACGGGTCTGTTATCTTTCGGTTTTGCAGGAATTTTTATTTCCGGTTTTGCAGCGCTTACTTTTGCCATTAAAACTTTATTTAAAATCTTTAGTTAAATTCTTTTGGAAATAAAAAACGACTTTGTTTTTAAGCAAAGTCGTTTAATTTAAAACTGTTAATTATTTAAGAACATTTTACTTGCCCTGAGACATCTTACTTCTTATATCCTGCTCTCTTTGCTGTAAGCCCGGATCATTTCTACTATAAGATTTAAGCACTTCAATAATCCTTAAAGCATTGTTGTAATCTTTCTTACTTTCATAAGCATCCAGCAAAATTCTATATGGATTATAATAATCGTTAGGATTAATTGTCTTCGATACCTGAATTTCTTTTTCAGCCTGAACAATTACGTCACCAATTAATTCGTTATACTTATTATCGTTGTGTATATTTCGGTAAAGCATCGCAACGTAGTATTCCATTCTGTAATCCATTGGTATTGCCTTAGGAGAAATCACCTGCTCCATTCTATCTAAAGTCTGCTGAACTAAATTATATTTTGTAGAATCCTGAGCATAAGTTTCAGCTAACTTAAGGAAAATATTCCTGTAGCTTGAAATCATTCTTTGATGATTTTCATCATAGAAGATTGAAGCATCTGTTAAGCCTCTGAATTTAAAGCCATATCTTGGAGTCTTTGAAGCATCTTCCGGATTATCAAATAGACACTTTCTTGTAATAGCTGTATCAACTGTTATTCCTGTGCTTACACTTCCAACTTTGAAAGGATAAAGTTTTTGTGCCATTCCCTGCATTGAAAGATACTCGCTTAATCCTAAGTAGTTATCATTGGAAACTGTTGCGCACCAGTAAATAGGTCTTTCCCATTTATTGGCTTTCAAAATATCCATCATTACAATATCGCTGCCTCTTACTATCTGCATTGGTTTTCCGCCATCGCCTTGCTGATAAGGATATCCCTGGTAATTCCAGGTAAACTTAGTCGGCAAGTCCGAGCGAT
The genomic region above belongs to Bacteroidota bacterium and contains:
- a CDS encoding ABC transporter permease is translated as MNLSFFIAKRYLFSKKKFSFITIISLISVLGVTIGVAAIIIVLSVFNGFQKRVTDNLVNFDPHIRIEAADSNKLADYNTTIEKLTGEGIKAVAPYTLNKGMLTNAKYNKVLFIKGTDQNKISDVSGIKNLKWLGEFNLEDEGDYGGIVIGLTLADQMRVNHIGDTLTLLSPVGLESSVTQFVEPKTKKFIVRGIFDADDKDYNLKYAYISIENSQYLFDLGDKVNGIEMRLADINDSEKEKTRLMSLLGKNFNVMTWYDLHSDFYSILKLERIVAFIILSIIIAVASFNILGSLTMTVIEKKRDIGVLKAMGASDNMIMKIFLYEGISVGLIGMISGSLLGLAVTLGQLYFKFYRLDPSIYKIDAMPVVLTLQDFIYVPLAAFVLCFLASLYPSKRASSLKPVDSIRWE
- a CDS encoding ABC transporter ATP-binding protein, encoding MEKKLLLDIREIKKAYKISKEKNLEVLKGINLQINREEIVAIVGKSGAGKSTLLHLIGTLDTPDSGKIFFDGTDVYAMKEKELSKFRNSKIGFIFQFHHLLPEFTAIENVMIPSMVAGKEDRAKAAELLKEVGIEDRKNHRPNEISGGEAQRIAIARALINSPDLILADEPTGNLDTQNAEAVMNLIFNLRNKFKQSFIIVTHNEEFAQRCDRVIRMNDGLIV
- a CDS encoding phosphate ABC transporter ATP-binding protein; protein product: MKPIKIHVENLDLFYGNVQALKKISLGLEPNKVTALMGPSGCGKSTFLRTLNRMNDLIDSCRIEGKIEIDGEDIYSKEVDVVALRKKVGMVFQKSNPFPKSIYDNIAYGPRINGVTKKSELDEIVETSCIKAALWNEVKDRLHESAIGLSGGQQQRVCIARALAVNPEIILMDEPASALDPIATAKIEELIFELKNNITIIIVTHNLQQAARVSDKCAFFLSGELVEFSSTRKMFTKPEDERTQRYITGKFG
- the phoU gene encoding phosphate signaling complex protein PhoU gives rise to the protein MYQYLEEELDQLRTRIIKMGSLVEEQIDLAFKALYEQNLELANIVIERDDKVDKYDVKIDKQCQRIFALTQPVAIDLRLIMSAMNINNDLERMGDIAVNIAERTMNFIGYKELLERIELPEMSKKVQSIVKGAIDSFVNNDAEMASEIIKLDRIIDKAYEDIFDRLIHEMSENKDLIKPCSHAITLLRNIERLADHSTNVAEDVIFLVDAKIIKHRKDISGAEDSPAS
- a CDS encoding TonB-dependent receptor plug domain-containing protein, whose protein sequence is MNEKSGFFVNNKGLGQYNRISFNNFNDNEIGFFRDGIQLNNSLFGIFDPELISINEIEKIEVVSNTSSFIYGVNSYGKAINIITKDKFEPKPFSQLRYSQDRSGSLFADVSFTIPFSNKFNFLIRANNHSGDGLYTNSDFSAWRANGRMSWFPSAKWNFKLDFDYSKISRGLNNGLVFLGRDLSSQSVIDSLRDPKASVVDPTGREENRNYNASLSAYSRIFGNNSLATAQLYYTHYYRSFGGKDFPFTPLASSFHVDDKYNTQRLGLNLTFNKRFVFSDNQSVEFTLLNNYYNDNYDINLQTDSLNRNTSEYNIGIGFLSGKIDYYLNKILLSAMAKEEKNLSNSTEPNFSYGGEGKLKLINRNNFNLGIFAGANHVVFRFNDNFDPDIIYDKLYYNNYEAGIDFKLENITSLVAFNSSNFYSSVKFNLITGVSKFTLKSENNFKVNSFSGSLPFFSKNDISYSDKLFKNKLDLKIGVNLKFISNFQYYSIYYPETLWDRFYGYGSFTNLYEISKPSNNKFIADLYIGARIGHANVNFTLANIFNSFYYDTFMFPADDRGGLGNVISRFTIVWDFIN
- a CDS encoding glycosyltransferase family 9 protein, which encodes MKILINALSGNGDALMFSPSLRLLKEKIPDAQIDMLVMFKSVKEMYEHSPFLNNIYHVNFLKQSKFKSVKELFTLRKNNYDVSINVYPSNRTEYNLVNSFLGAKKRLGHHYTHSDVLRLENLNNVTADEIPNRHNVLQNFDLVKTIISADEKEVKGLEIFLSEDDKRKSEQWLKENELAGKTLVGFHAGSAVLKNHIHKRWDKKKFAELGRLLREKYSAKILLFGNEFDLNLEIDEMLDGQGVLASTSNYMDSMARMRFCNLFVSNDSAFLHSAAAFKIPTVGIFGYTNAQELFPWGTRHLIVRIELDCSPCFYNSPKPVQCLWTGKDEYKCMKLITVEDVFEACRILLEKTTLPIQN